In the genome of Arachis stenosperma cultivar V10309 chromosome 2, arast.V10309.gnm1.PFL2, whole genome shotgun sequence, the window ccagactgggcgttaaatgcccaacagctaacctcactggcgtttaaacgccagtaacatcttcctccagggtgtgctgtttttcttccttttttcattttgtttttgcttttttcattgattttgtgacttctcatgatcatcaacctacaaaaaaaagataaaataacaaaaggaaatagttaattataaaacattgggttgcctcccaacaagcgcttctttaatgtcattagcttgacagaggactctcatggagcctcacagatactcagagtcatgttggaacctcccaacaccaaacttagagtttgactgtgggggttcaacaccaaacttagagtttggttgtggcctcccaacaccaaacttagagtttgactgtgggggctatgtttggctctgttttgagagaagctcttcatgcttcttctccatggtgacagagggatatccttgagccttaaacaccaaggatttttcattcacttgaatgatcagttcacctctatcaacatcaatcacagcctttgctgtggctaggaagggtctgccaaggatgatggtttcatccatgcacttcccagtctctaggactatgaaatcagtagggatgtaatggtcttcaacttttaccaaaacattctctataagtccatgagcttgttttcttgagttgtctgccatctctagtgagatttttgcagcttgcacctcaaagatccctagcttctccattacagagagaggcatgaggttcacacttgaccctaagtcacacaaggccttcttgaaggtcatggtgcctatggtagaaggtatggaaaacttcccaggatcttgtctcttttgaggtaatttctgcctagataagtcatccagttctttggtgagcaaaggaggtccatcttcccaagtctcatttccaaataacttgtcatttagcttcatgattgctccaaggtatttagcaacttgctcttcagtgacatactcatcctcttcagaggaagaatactcatcagagctcatgaaaggcagaagtaagtccaatggaatctctatggtctcattttgagcctcagatttccatggttcctcattggggaactcagaggaggttggtgcacgcccactgaggtcttcctcagtggcgtccacctcctctctttcctctccatattcggccatggttatggctttgcactctctttttggattttcttctgtgttgcttgggagagtactaggagggagttcagtaattttcttgctcagctgacccacttgtccttccaaatttctgatggaggaccgtgtttcattcatgaaactttgagtggttttgattagatcagagactattgttgctaagtcagaggtattctgtttagaactctctgtctgttgctgagaagatgatggaaaagccttgccattgctaaacctgtttcttccaccattattgttattgaaaccttgttgaggtctctcttgattcttccatgagaaatttgggtgatttctccatgaagaattataggtgtttccatagggttctcctaggtaattcacctcttccattgaagggttctcaggatcataagcttcttcctcagatgaagcatccttagtactgccaggtgcattttgcattccagacagactttgagaaatcaaattgacttgttgagtcaatatcttattctgagccagtatggcattcagagtatcaatctcaagaactcctttcttctgacttgtcccattgttcacaggattcctttcagaagtgtacatgaattggttatttgcaaccatctcaattagttcctgagcctctgtaggcgtcttcttcagatgaagagatcctccagcagagctatccaaagacatcttggatagttcagagagaccatcatagaaaatacctatgatgctccattcagaaagcatgtctgagggacattttctgattaattgtttgtatctttcccaagcttcatagagggattctccatccttctgtctgaaggtttggacttccactctaagcttactccatttttgaggtggaaagaactttgccaagaaggcattgactagcttttcccaagagtccaggctatctttaggttgtgaatccaaccatattctagctctgtctcttacagcaaaagggaatagcatcagtctgtagacctcagggtcaaccccattagtcttgactgtgtcacagatttgcaagaactcagctaaaaactgatgaggatcttccattggaagtccatggaacttgcaattctgttgcattagagaaactaattgaggcttaagctcaaagttgtttgctccaatggcagggatagagatgcttctcccatagaagttgggagtaggtgcagtaaagtcacccagcaccttccttgcattgttggcattgttgttgttttcggctgccatgtgttcttctcctttgaagaattcggtcaggtcctctaaagagagttgtgctttggcttctcttagctttctcttcaaggttctttcaggttcagggtccgcttcaacaagaatgcctttgtctctgctcctgctcatatgaaagagaagagaacaagaagatgtggaatcctctatgtcacagtatagagattccttgaggtgtcagaggaaaagaaaaatagaagaaagaaggtagaagaattcgaacttgatgaaataaagttcgaattgtgcattaagaaggagtagtactccataaatagaaggatgtgagaaggagggaagagaattttcgaaaattaattagaaagatgtcaaaaacattttaaaaattgattgataattttcgaaaattgaaagtggaaaagaaatcaagtgatttttgaaaaagattttgaaattagaagttaaaaagatttgattgaaaactgattttgaaaaagatgtgattaaagagatatgattgaaaagatttgatttgaaaacaattttaaaatatatgttttgaaaacaattttttaaaagatttgattttgaaaatcaatgacttgtctaacaagaaaagatatgattcaaacattaaaccttcctcaacagaaaaggcaacatatttgagatgttcaatcaaatcattaattgttagtaagtatctttgaaaaaggaaaggaattgattttgaaaacatttgattgaaaagatatgatttgaaaaagatttgattttgaaaagcttagaaaacttgaaaaaaaatgatttgaaaaacaaaatgttccccttttgccatcctggcgttaaacgcccagaatggcctccattctggcgtttaacgcccaaaatgctacctccttgggcgttaaacgcccaaccaggtaccctggctggcgtttaaacgccagtctgtcttcttcactgggcatttttgaatgctcagctttttctgtataattcctctgcagcatgttctgaatcttcaattctttgtattattgacttgaaaagacacaaattaaaaatatttttggatttttaataatcaaaatgcaacaagaatgaaataacaatgcatgcaagacaccaaacttagcagtttgtatactactgacactatatgagacgcataaacactcaagccaaaagaattcaaagatcagagtaagaaatcatcaagaattacttgaagatccttaagatacatgaatgaatgtatgcaattgacaccaaacttaagatgagactagtgtctcaacaaggaacataacatatttttggtttttatgaaatttttttgatttttttgtgtttttcgaaaattaagtggaaaaaaatatcaaaattcttaatgagaattccaggaatcagtgcaatgctagtctaagactccggtccaggaattagacatggcttcacagccagccaagctttcaaagaaagcttcggtccaaaacactagacatggccaaaggccagccaagccttagcagatcactgctccaaaagcaagattgataaagatcaacaagctcttgtgatgacaagttgaaacctcggtccaatgagattagacatggcttctcagccagccagatttcaacaaatcatcatgaaactctagaattcatcttcaagaatttcgaaaaaaaaagaatacctaatctaagcaacaagatgaaccttcagttgtccaaacttaacaatccccggcaacggtgccaaaaacttgatgcgcgaaattgtgaacaatacttttcacaactctcataatccccggtcatgaactccaaaaacttggtggttcaattccatggcattacacaacttcgcacaactaaccagcaagtgcactgggtcgtccaagtaataccttacgtgagtaagggtcgatcccacggagattgttagtatgaagcaagctatggtcatcttgcaaatcttagtcaggcagactcaaatgtatttGGTGATGAACGataataacataaaagataaggatagagatacttatgtaattcattggtaggaacttcagataagcgcatgaagatgccttcccttccgtctatctgctttcctactgtcttcatccaatccttcttactcctttccatggcaagctcgtgtagggtttcaccgttgtcaatggctacctcccatcctctcagtgaaagcgattgcatatgctctgtcacagcatagcggaattcagctgtcggttctcggtcaggccggaataatatccatcgatacttttgcgtctgtcactaacgccccgcctgctaggagtttgaagcacgtcacagtcattcagtcattgaatcctactcagaataccacagacaaggttagaccttccggattctcttgaatgctgccatcagttctcgcctataccacgaagactctgatctcacggaatggttggctcgtttgtcaggcgagcactcggttgtcaggcgagcactcggttgtcaggcgatcaaccatgcatcgtgcaatcaggaatccaagagacattcactagagccttggttgcttgtagaacaaaagtggttgtcagtcaccttgttcataagtgagaatgatgatgagtgtcacggatcatcacattcatcaagttgaagaacaagtgatatcttggacaaagaacaagcggaattgaatggaagaacaatagtaattgcattaatactcgaggtacagcagagctccacaccttaatctatggtgtgtagaaactccaccgttgaaaatacataagcataaggtctaggcatggccgaatggccagcctcccaatgatctaagatagcataaaacgaagatagctaccaaaagtctcctaatacaatagtaaaaggtcctacttatagataactagtagcctaaggtttacagaaatgagtaaatgacataaaaatccacttccgggcccacttggtgtgtgcttgggctgagcaatgaagcaatttcgtgtagagactcttcttggagttaaacgccagcttttatgccagtttgggcgtttaactcccatttgggtgccagttccagcgtttaacgctgggatttcttgaggtgactttgaacgccggtttgggccatcaaatcttgggcaaagtatagactatcatatattgctggaaagcccaggatgtctactttccaacgccgttgagagcgcgccaattgggcttctgtagctccagaaaatccacttcgagtgcagggaggtcagaatccaacagcatctgcagtccttttcagtctctgaatcagatttttgctcagaaccttcaatttcagccagaaaatacctgaaatcacagaaaaacacacaaactcatagtaaagtccagaaaagtgaattttaactaaaaactaataaaaatatactaaaaactcaactaaaactaccaaaaacatactaaaaacaatgccaaaaagtgtataaattatccgctcatcagtgactCTCTTAAGCCGATATATGCAAAcataacctctgtaagcaacctctgtcttacagatGAGGCTCTCTCTAGCCAATGTATGTAGCGATAACCTCTGTAaacaacctctgtcttacaggtgcgACCATCCCCTGGATTGGCCGATGTATCTCTAGAAAGCAAATCTCGGTGGACTCACCACTATATCTTTGCTCATTTTCAGCAGGTAAACAATCATCTCTGCTTCTCTCCTTTTCTTttcgttctttctttcttttcttttctattctctgctctcctgtggcagaagttctttagattcttttaatcttttgactcTCTGCTCTCATGTGGCAAAAATTCTttaaattcttttctttttttttctcatcattcttttaaTTCCTTACTTTTAACATAAAAAACTATCTTCACACTTTTTCCTCATCTTTTTCCAAATGTTTTATGAAGAGGGGATCATGAGATCCTTAGCTTAGATTTGTCTtcctaaaatttttataaaaacttGCCTGTTTACCactctttgttttattttttataatacatACAATAATattcttataaaataatatcttgATAAATAATCatttgtaataataatttacTATAATGTaaatgaataatttaaaaaaaatatttaaaataatatttataatacttttaaaacttattttataaaaccttattttcaaatttttattaattactttttaaaCTACGAATTctgtaatattttatttttgactttaatattttataaaaatatatttaaaccttcactttgtttcatatttatatatataaccctgaacttttataaaatacccATTTTACTCTTGAACTTTATTTATTACCCAAAATACTCGAAAaacttatataattataatattaaactCAATCTTTTCATAAAAATACAAGTATATTTCCTCAAAAATAATTCTTCTTGACTGATTCTTCTCTTTATCAAGAACCGAAACCctctatattttcttttttaaaaagtacATTTAAATCTTAATCCATTTTTGAGTTTTACGGTTATCGATTTTTCacaacttttaatttaattccttGACCATTAAATCTCCCATTTTATTCAAACATTAACACAATTACAGCCCTAAATCAGCCTCATTATCACAGTTTGGGTATCACAAACATGACAAAATCACAAGTTTAATTACATATAACAATATAtcatcaaaattcaatataaagtCAATCAAACTCCATCAATAATCGATCACAATAGCCATTCACTTATCCAACACAAATTTAATTGGTGAGAATTTACCGAAACCCTACCTTCGTACAAAATCAAAATACTCGAAGCTCCGGAGAGTCCTTCTGACCGAGTCattgaagaagaaaacgtcTGAAATTGTCTGTGCCTCCTAGAACTCCAATTAGCCGAACTCAAGGGGTAGGAGAGATACATCACCGTCGACTTACACCGGACAAAAATAACACTAATGTATAGAGAAGGAGGACACGAACACTTttaccggattagattttttattagaattacAAATCGTAAAAAATCGAAACCAAAAATTTAGTGGGATTTACAGTTCTCTGAGTcactcttctctcttctcaccgtttatatatatatatatatatatatatatatatatatatatatatatgaatgtaACTAAGGAGCTTTACTTAAAGTAACTTCGGAACtttatgtaataataataataataataataataataataataataataataataataataataataataataataataataataataaagaaattaaatgtatctgagttactaatataaatgatATTAGTAACTTAGGAATATAAGGATATTTGATGGAGTTTTAGCAACTCTAAGTTCATCaagaaataacaataattaattttatcgATAAAAGTCGGActtgataataatattaatattattatctaGGTTCCATTATAATTAAAGCAAGtaacatatataaataagataataataaaattatattaccATCTATTTTACTTCGGGTTTGAAATCAACTCATTACAATAAAACTAATcgctttaaaatattatttttaaaaaatcgcATTAATGCAAAAATTAGAGTTATTACACTTATCAAAAGCTAAAACTATGACTAAAAGCTCTTTTTCTATTGTGATGTAATTCTTTTGTgaatcatttaaaacacgacttgCATAAGAAATGATATGTAAAACCTTGTCTTATCTTTAAAAGGGACATTAGTGACCAAAAGATTGCTTAATGGTTTTGCAATTTTAGAAAAGTCCCTTTTATAAATCTCCTGTAAAATCCAGCATGACCTAAAAAACTTCTTATGGCTTTGACACTTACTAGAAGTGATATTTTCTCAATTACCTCTATTTTAGCCTCGTCAACTTCTGTGCCTttgtttgagatttgatggccaaGAACAATACTTTCAAtgaccataaaatgacatttctcCTATTTGAAACAAGGTTTATCTCTTAGTACATTCTCAAAACTAAGGATAGATGTTGCAAGcaattatcaaaagaataactaaaaatagaaaaatcatTCATAAAtatttcaatgaatttttcaaCGATGTCAGAAAAAATAGAAAGCATGCACTTTTGATTACTCAATAGCTTTAAATGAGAATAACTCTTTTTATAATGGATgaatttgagagaaaaaaattttatataaaaatttaaggTGCCTAGTTTATTGCCACAAAATCTCAAGGTAATTCGGATTTCAGGAAATTAATAGTGCAAGTATGAAGTTGGCCTTTGACTAGTACTTAAGTATAGGATTTAAGAACAGGGCAGCAACTTCATCACTTCATAACATCTATtctcaaattaatttttctttggaACCAATTGGAATAATTTAGTGGATGAGTCTAGTTGATTTCCATAAAGTTTCAGGTTATTTGGATCATTGGATAAATTTTGGtgatttttagaaaaaaaaaaaggataccCTGCTGGAAAGCTTAATGAATTTAGTCGAAATTGCTCACTGATCCAAATGAGTTGGGACGAAAATGAGAGTGAAGCTTAATGAATCTAGGTTTCTCTCCCTTTCAAATGGCAAGGTCTTAGATTTATTGGATGATTTTATATGAATTTATGAAGTTAATGCATTTTCTAGTTTTGCCAATTTTCAAACCCTTGTGGTATAACGCCTCGTAAATTATAAAACCTCACAGTGAACTAAATAGATTGGAATTAAATCTGGCCTAAAGAGTGATAAACCTAGAACTCTTTACACAAGATTGGAACCCAAGGGACAATGATTTTAAAAGAGTACCCTGTTGTGTTTGTGAGACAATGTAActtaattgattgaaaaatCATGTTGTGATGGTGAAAAGAATATAGCCCTTAAATTTCAAGATTGGAATATGGCCGTTGAACTGAAACTAGAAGTGCCCCTATAATCGAACTTGAACTTGACTCTAAAATTTCTAGTATAACCCTTGGACTCCAGCTAAATGTGTTTTTGAGAATTTACTTATTTAAAAAGAGGATTTGTAATTcttaaaaataagaatttaaaagTGCTACTTTAATACCCAAATACATGAAATACTTGGAAGTTGAAAGAGATATAGTCTTTGATGATCAAAACTTGATGATGACGAGTACGTGATGATTTTATTAGTTGATTTGGTGAGTTCATACTTCTTCACAGTGACTAGTCTAATCTTGATGGTATTCTCTCGTTAGCTATGAAATTCTTATTTAAAATTTCTTCATTCATCTACTCGTactaatttttttctctctagtacaatatatatataaaatggcTCACAAGCTCCTACTTGTGTATCGTTAAGTTATTGATATGTTAAATTAAGAGTTACAGGTTAAAGATCAGAGTAATATTTTAGTTCATTAGTTAGGGACTTAGGGTCTTACCGAACACATATACTGGTTTGCCTTGTCAAGCTTGTAATTTTGATACAAAATTTTATCATCTTAATCATAGCAACAATGATATTATATAGGATATTGGCGTTTTCTTAGTAGACAATATCGATTCAGATTAAGTAGACTTCGTTTTGATAGCAACATAGAAGAATGTGATTCCCTGGCTGAATTATCAAGATCTGAAATTCTAGTACGagtgaaaaatttttatgtcaCATTTGGGAAGAAAGAACAATtggataagaaaaaaaagagatagGCAAGCAACTACGCACGCAGTGGAGAAAGAGAAGCATTTTTTTCGAACTTTCATATTGAAAAACCAACTTGTTGTGTTATAACCTTGACTTTATGCATATTGAGAAAGATGTATTCGAcaatattttgtatattttgctcaatgtaaaatataaataaaaaaataatttcaatccTCAAAAAGATCTACAAGACATAAGGACAAGGCATGATCTTTGGCCagatgataataaaaaatatcaccttactttatatttattaacaTGAGATACTAAAAAGGTCTCCTTGTAACCTTGAAGAATGTTAGAATGTTTGATGGTTATTAAGTTAATATATCTAGATGTATTGATAAggaacaataaaaaattattgcacTTAAAAATCATGACTGTCATGTTTTGATTGAGCGACGCCTACGAACACCTATAGAAATGTTAGAGATTGACTTAATGGAATGATTATTTTTACTAATTCAGCTGAATTTTTTTCGTCTACTATTACTGCTGTTTTAcagaaaaatattataatttggAATCCAACTTATATAATTCACATCAAAAAGTTACTAGTCTAGAGTTTAAGTTACAACAAGCATTTGATATAATGAAAACATACCCGATGATAAAAGAAGGAGGAATTTTCAAATCACTTGTTAGCTTTCTTAATTTTCTACTCTAGAGATAATTTTATAGTAAATTCATTTGTTAGTAATATAGGTCTAGATGGAATAATACTcgttaatattaaatataagtttagatgttttcaaaattaaattgttCGGCTTACATCTAATCGTCTTGATACTTAATTAACTTTATTGAAATTTGTTTTTCATGTCCATCTTTATTATGTGAtgtaaattattaaaatttttactcAATTTTATGTTTACATTTAGACTAATGATGTTGAAAGCGAATCTATTACTCCTTTTGATACTAGGAGATCATCCGGTGATAGAAACGGACATCACAGGATAAATATTATTTGAGACTTTTATGtagttaaataatattaaaatattaaaattgttattttatttttgttttttaaaaaagtaataataattagaaCTATACCATATACAATTTTATTTAGAactattgatattaaaatttttttaatatatagaaTTACATCATCTTATATTgaggattattattattattttgtcaatgaaaaattatttgctataaaagatttaaattttaaaattatctctcaattttacaataatattcaaagaatttaaaattaaataaggaTTACTAGATTAAAATATAgatcttcaaaaattaaaaaatattaaaagaattataaaaatagtaaataaaaattcagctcataaaaaattattaaatttgttaaataaaaaaatatcaaaataataataaaataaaagcagaaaaataatattacaaaattatagaaaataaaacaatcctctgataaattttgtattaaaaatttaaattttaaacaaattaaaaaattagtattaaaattaaagtaacaatTTCAAGAATataatcatatttttaataaaaataatactttaaatTTATGTCACATAtcaaaaatttaatacataataatttatttaatgaacaaaataaaaccTCTTTATTTAAAGATGTTTTGAACATCTTTACCCGAATCTCTTGTTTGTTAGTTATCGTCGGCTTGCCTCATTCCATTTTAGTGGTATTGTTACTCGGTTATGTCATAAAAATcggattaaaaaaaaattttaaaatttgcgCAAAAACTGCAGTTCATTCCTATATAACTCATGAGTATAAATGATTTTGATGACTAATTAACATAATAATCCAACGCTACGTACAATAATAGCACTACATGTTATTCTTCATAAAAACAAGTTATAATACTATGGATTCTAGAGTAGTTGGATAATAGTGAGATTCtgaatttctttgtttcttatGCCAATTAATGAATGGAACGGAGCATCAGGTTTCTCTCTGCCTGCAAGTGGACGCATGGAGAAAATAATTAAGTTCggcaaaaacaaataataaagataaatattatacggttaatatttttttgaaatatattttatatttgagccaatattaattgttttttttattttttacaaaaatgtATTTGATTCctaatattttctattttaaagcttgtttacttataaaattaataacgTACCTTTTTTCTCCTAATTAGAACCTCCACTCTTCTTGTAATTTGGGTATGGCACTTGCCCTGACTCAATGTGCCTAACGTCATGAACAAGACGCTCATAGTGCCGCTTCACATCCTCCGGGGTTTTCCCGCCGACGGCGCGGGCAATGTTGTACCATCGGTCAGGGGTGTCCTTGTCGTAAACAGCCAGAGCCCTCTCAAAGGCTTTGTTGTCCTTAGCACTCCACGATGACGAAGATTGCATTGAGCTAGACGCCATTAATTGATTAACTTCTTGGAGGGAAAGGAATGAAACTAATCCAAGACAAGTGTGTGTTTTGATTTTAGAATGGCAATAGAGAATAAGGTACTTAGATGGATGATGTGATGATATAGGTAAAGAAAGGGGCAAGGGCTGCTCCTTTTTATAAGGTGTAGTAGTGCTAGTTGGCATGCATATTTTGGTCAAGTGAAGTATAGAATTTGAGCGAGTTGTCTTCTTAGGAACCACAAAATAAAGTTTTGGACCATAAAACTGAGCAGCAATATGAGAGAATCAGTATCTTCAATCACTGAGAGTGTATTTGGAATTcatgaaattgaaattcatttgatttggaaattaaattttttatatgaaattggTAAAAGAATAAAGAATAGAATTGATTTGCAATAAATTCCATGGATTTCAAGTCTTAATGGATTTAAGTTATAACTAAAGTCAAGTCCTTTCATATTTTAAAGGATTTAGTTACAATTGAaattatttgataatttaaaatataaaaagccATTTTATTCTTTggttattaatataattataaccTTCGGACCAATTGAGTAGGCCGAACAAACCTTCTGGGCAAAGCGTATTGGACGCCC includes:
- the LOC130962338 gene encoding protein RADIALIS-like 3, which codes for MASSSMQSSSSWSAKDNKAFERALAVYDKDTPDRWYNIARAVGGKTPEDVKRHYERLVHDVRHIESGQVPYPNYKKSGGSN